Proteins encoded by one window of Brevibacterium atlanticum:
- a CDS encoding 16S rRNA (uracil(1498)-N(3))-methyltransferase — translation MSLPVFHTAAAAEAVPGTVLTVGEGVAGHAVRVRRIGPGEHIEIVDGEGTRARGQVTAASAMGMDLDITAVTHEDEPHPRLVLVQALAKGDRDLQAIEAATEIGVDEVIPWAAERSIADWPAKKREKMAAKWQHLLHAASLQARRSRFPRLHELVRGTSLTRQLSESDAVFVLHETAQKRLSAALAELGHGGDDAAATSGPDPAAGPGSGSTPERIVLIVGPEGGISDGELEALTGIGAQPVLLGPTILRSSSAGSAGLVMAQNSLGRW, via the coding sequence TCCACACCGCTGCCGCCGCCGAGGCGGTGCCCGGCACAGTTCTCACCGTCGGTGAGGGCGTCGCCGGGCATGCGGTGCGGGTGCGTCGGATCGGACCCGGCGAGCACATCGAGATCGTCGACGGTGAGGGCACGCGCGCCCGCGGTCAGGTCACGGCCGCCTCGGCGATGGGCATGGACCTCGACATCACCGCGGTGACGCATGAGGACGAACCCCATCCCCGACTCGTCCTCGTCCAGGCCCTGGCGAAGGGCGACCGGGACCTCCAGGCCATCGAAGCGGCCACAGAGATCGGCGTCGACGAGGTCATCCCCTGGGCCGCGGAACGCTCGATCGCCGATTGGCCGGCGAAGAAGCGGGAGAAGATGGCGGCGAAGTGGCAGCACCTGCTGCACGCGGCCTCCCTGCAGGCGCGGCGCTCCCGCTTCCCCCGACTGCACGAACTCGTCCGCGGGACCTCCCTGACGCGGCAGCTGAGCGAATCGGATGCGGTGTTCGTCCTCCACGAGACCGCGCAGAAGCGACTCTCCGCGGCACTTGCCGAACTCGGACACGGTGGCGACGATGCCGCGGCGACCAGCGGCCCCGATCCCGCGGCCGGCCCCGGCTCCGGCAGCACACCCGAACGCATCGTCCTCATCGTCGGCCCCGAAGGCGGCATCAGCGACGGCGAACTCGAAGCCCTCACCGGCATCGGCGCACAGCCGGTCCTGCTCGGGCCCACCATCCTGCGCTCCTCCTCGGCCGGATCGGCCGGCCTCGTCATGGCCCAGAATTCATTGGGCCGTTGGTGA